Proteins encoded in a region of the Lentimicrobium sp. L6 genome:
- a CDS encoding alpha-amylase family protein has protein sequence MTEKISIYQVLPRLFGNQNKKPIPNGNIHENGCGKFNDFTPQALEKTRNLGINYIWYTGIIRHATTTNYPKLKSQDQCIVKGKAGSPYAITDYYDVNPDLAVDVSQRMKEFEELIERTNAAGMKTIIDFIPNHVSRDYNSLNKPKGIQDLGETDNKNQSFNPQNNFYYLPGEDLKLDFCEQQKYIENPAKFSGNDCFHAHPQITDWYETIKLNYGVDVQNHYQQHFSPIPNTWERMLEILKFWTAKNIHGFRCDMVEMVPVAFWAWAIPQVKKINPEILFIGEVYQPQLYEAYIKEGKFDYLYDKVGLYDQLKAVLRGEKPASTLSDSWKSLQGLDEYMLRFLENHDEQRIPSSYFAGQAEKAIPAMLLSATMHNGPIMTYFGQEFGEAAQGSTGFSGDDSRTTIFDYWNVETIQKWRGKSAYSGSGLNSSQKLLQKEYQKILKLSINNPIIANGEFYDLTWANRYNHHFYHNHVFAYFRSFEKKCLLFILNFSDKTLEQKVIIPGHALEFAQKDTTKLKDQVFKNVFSKENIKLPYYTMVNDGISVNLKPYYYQVFEF, from the coding sequence ATGACAGAAAAAATCTCAATATACCAAGTCTTACCCAGACTCTTCGGAAACCAAAACAAAAAACCAATCCCAAATGGCAATATCCATGAAAATGGATGCGGAAAGTTTAATGATTTCACTCCTCAGGCTTTAGAAAAGACGAGAAACCTAGGAATCAATTATATTTGGTATACTGGAATTATTCGCCATGCCACCACTACAAATTATCCTAAGCTTAAGTCGCAAGACCAATGCATAGTAAAAGGGAAAGCCGGTTCTCCCTATGCCATCACCGATTATTATGATGTAAATCCCGATTTGGCAGTGGATGTTTCACAAAGAATGAAAGAATTTGAGGAGCTTATTGAAAGAACAAATGCTGCTGGAATGAAAACCATCATCGATTTTATTCCCAATCATGTAAGTCGAGATTATAATAGTTTGAACAAGCCAAAGGGAATCCAAGACTTAGGTGAAACTGATAACAAAAACCAAAGCTTTAATCCTCAAAACAATTTTTATTACCTACCTGGTGAAGATTTGAAACTTGATTTCTGTGAACAGCAAAAATACATTGAGAACCCAGCCAAATTTAGTGGCAATGATTGCTTTCATGCCCATCCTCAAATAACAGATTGGTACGAAACCATCAAACTCAATTATGGGGTTGATGTTCAAAACCACTACCAGCAGCACTTCTCTCCCATTCCAAACACTTGGGAGCGAATGCTCGAAATACTCAAATTCTGGACAGCTAAAAACATCCATGGATTCCGCTGCGATATGGTAGAAATGGTTCCTGTAGCTTTTTGGGCTTGGGCTATACCTCAGGTTAAAAAGATAAACCCAGAGATTCTATTTATTGGCGAAGTCTATCAGCCTCAACTATATGAAGCTTATATTAAAGAAGGAAAATTCGATTATCTATACGATAAAGTAGGATTATATGACCAATTAAAAGCAGTGCTTAGAGGAGAAAAACCAGCAAGCACCTTAAGCGACAGTTGGAAAAGTTTACAAGGTTTGGACGAATATATGCTCCGTTTTCTTGAAAATCATGATGAGCAAAGAATTCCTTCCTCTTATTTTGCTGGACAAGCAGAAAAAGCCATTCCCGCCATGTTACTTAGTGCAACTATGCATAATGGCCCAATCATGACATATTTCGGACAAGAATTTGGAGAAGCAGCCCAAGGCTCAACAGGATTTAGTGGTGATGATAGCAGAACAACGATTTTCGATTATTGGAATGTAGAGACTATTCAAAAGTGGAGAGGAAAGTCAGCCTATTCTGGTTCTGGCTTAAATTCTAGTCAAAAACTACTTCAAAAGGAATATCAGAAGATATTGAAACTGAGCATCAACAATCCGATTATAGCAAATGGAGAATTTTATGATTTAACATGGGCCAATAGATATAACCATCATTTTTATCATAATCATGTTTTTGCTTATTTCCGATCTTTTGAAAAAAAATGTTTGCTTTTTATCCTTAATTTCTCTGATAAAACATTGGAGCAAAAAGTAATTATTCCTGGACACGCCCTTGAATTTGCACAAAAAGACACCACAAAACTAAAAGATCAAGTTTTCAAAAATGTCTTTTCAAAAGAAAATATTAAACTCCCTTATTATACCATGGTAAATGATGGAATATCTGTGAATTTAAAACCCTATTATTATCAAGTTTTTGAATTTTAA
- a CDS encoding alpha-amylase family glycosyl hydrolase: protein MSEYKIMPIVNEDPWLEPVSKDIYERYQRYVDRKKNIENEFGSLKNFASAYQYMGFHFSEDKDYIIYREWAPAARGLYLMGDFNDWEYFTHPLSLKKNGIWEIKIKRSENQKLIHGSKIKVAVQTENGVTARIPAYMNRLLQNEETKDFTGQLWMEENYKWKNKADFNADDSLFIYETHVGMAQEKADVGTYAEFEENLLPYIKECGYNTIQIMAIAEHPYYGSFGYHVSNFFAPSSRFGTPEELKSLIDTAHGMGVRVIMDIVHSHTVKNVFEGLNEFDGSPDQYFHEGPRGYHDAWDSKLFNYGKTEVLQFLLSNVQYWMKEFQFDGFRFDGVTSMLYHHHGLGVDFGNRDGYFSQGVEFDAVTYLQLANDLCHSINPNAITIAEDVSGLPGLCHPIEDGGLGFNYRLAMGIPDNWIKLLKEQSDEEWNMQQLYHTMVDRNYHIKTIAYAESHDQALVGDKTIAFRLMDQEMYFHMKKDDANIIVDRGINLHNVMRMMTISLGGDSYLNFMGNEFGHPEWIDFPREGNNWSFQYARRQWSLLENDSLKYQYLSEFDKAMISFTKENDILKSGAPQELWLDETNNIIAFERKNLVFVFNLHPINSPFNYSIQTPQIGSYELVFNSDAGYFGGFDRIQGNLPFLSKHENGMPKMNIYSPNRSVQVYRRVV, encoded by the coding sequence ATGAGTGAATATAAAATAATGCCTATTGTTAATGAAGATCCATGGCTAGAGCCTGTATCTAAAGATATTTACGAACGTTATCAAAGATATGTTGATAGAAAAAAGAACATAGAAAATGAGTTCGGAAGTTTAAAAAACTTTGCTTCTGCTTATCAATATATGGGCTTTCATTTTTCTGAAGATAAAGACTATATCATTTATAGAGAATGGGCGCCTGCAGCAAGAGGCTTGTATTTAATGGGCGATTTTAACGATTGGGAATATTTCACACACCCACTAAGCCTAAAAAAGAATGGAATTTGGGAAATTAAAATCAAGAGAAGTGAAAATCAAAAACTCATTCATGGTAGTAAAATAAAAGTAGCAGTTCAAACGGAAAATGGGGTCACAGCTAGAATTCCTGCCTATATGAATCGCTTATTGCAAAATGAGGAGACTAAAGATTTTACTGGACAGTTATGGATGGAAGAAAACTATAAATGGAAGAACAAAGCTGATTTCAATGCTGATGACAGTTTGTTTATCTATGAGACTCATGTGGGGATGGCACAGGAAAAAGCTGATGTTGGAACCTATGCTGAGTTCGAAGAAAACCTACTTCCATATATTAAAGAATGCGGTTATAATACCATTCAAATTATGGCCATTGCTGAGCATCCTTATTATGGCTCATTTGGTTATCATGTGAGTAATTTCTTTGCTCCCTCCTCTCGTTTTGGAACTCCCGAAGAACTCAAATCACTTATAGATACTGCCCATGGAATGGGAGTTCGTGTGATTATGGATATTGTGCATAGTCATACTGTGAAAAATGTTTTCGAAGGCTTGAATGAATTTGATGGTAGTCCAGACCAATATTTCCACGAAGGACCTAGAGGATATCATGATGCTTGGGATTCTAAGCTTTTCAATTATGGGAAAACAGAGGTTTTACAATTCTTACTTTCCAATGTTCAATACTGGATGAAAGAATTCCAATTTGATGGTTTTAGGTTCGATGGCGTAACCAGTATGCTATATCATCATCATGGTCTAGGAGTTGATTTTGGAAATAGAGATGGGTATTTTAGTCAAGGAGTAGAATTTGATGCAGTTACCTATTTGCAATTGGCCAACGACCTTTGTCACAGCATTAATCCAAATGCCATTACCATTGCAGAAGATGTGAGTGGCTTGCCAGGTTTATGCCACCCCATTGAGGATGGAGGCCTTGGCTTCAACTACCGTTTGGCCATGGGAATTCCTGACAATTGGATCAAGCTCCTCAAAGAACAAAGCGATGAAGAATGGAATATGCAACAGCTCTATCACACGATGGTGGATAGAAACTATCATATTAAAACCATTGCCTATGCTGAATCTCATGACCAAGCATTGGTAGGTGACAAAACCATTGCCTTCAGACTGATGGATCAGGAGATGTATTTCCACATGAAAAAAGATGACGCCAATATTATTGTAGATAGAGGTATCAATCTTCATAATGTTATGCGAATGATGACCATCTCATTAGGTGGTGATTCCTATCTCAACTTTATGGGTAATGAATTTGGTCATCCTGAATGGATCGATTTTCCTAGAGAAGGAAATAATTGGAGCTTTCAGTATGCTAGACGTCAATGGTCTTTACTAGAGAATGACAGTCTTAAATACCAATATCTTTCAGAGTTTGATAAGGCGATGATATCTTTTACTAAAGAAAATGATATATTAAAATCCGGAGCTCCACAAGAACTTTGGCTGGACGAGACCAATAATATCATTGCATTTGAACGCAAAAACTTAGTTTTTGTTTTCAACCTCCACCCTATCAACAGTCCTTTTAATTATTCAATTCAGACTCCTCAGATTGGTTCTTATGAATTAGTTTTCAATTCCGATGCTGGTTATTTTGGTGGCTTCGATAGAATCCAAGGAAATCTACCATTCTTATCAAAACATGAGAATGGCATGCCAAAAATGAATATCTATTCTCCAAATAGAAGTGTTCAAGTTTATAGAAGAGTAGTATAA
- a CDS encoding P-loop NTPase fold protein produces the protein MLGDVLLITEKHINAAHDIVKVILEQKKNKFIIAISGESGSGKSELAHAVAKELKSHKITAKPLHIDNYYRILPLERTQWRTENGIETAVGLGEYDWDTIYRNVEEFKTGSKSTGPCVDLVTEQVDQLTTDYSEVDMLIIDGLYAVETNGVDLGVFIELTYHETKKAQKVRGKEPQNEYRARVLEQEHKVVQSIKPKAHLLVNMEYQVVKA, from the coding sequence ATGTTAGGCGACGTATTATTAATCACAGAAAAGCATATAAATGCTGCTCATGATATTGTTAAAGTCATTTTAGAGCAAAAGAAAAATAAATTTATCATTGCCATTTCAGGTGAAAGTGGTTCCGGAAAAAGTGAATTGGCACACGCTGTGGCGAAAGAACTTAAAAGCCATAAGATTACGGCTAAACCATTACATATTGATAATTATTATCGCATTCTCCCATTAGAAAGAACACAATGGAGAACTGAGAATGGAATTGAAACGGCTGTAGGATTGGGCGAATATGATTGGGATACCATCTACAGAAATGTAGAAGAGTTCAAAACTGGAAGCAAATCAACAGGCCCATGTGTAGATCTAGTGACAGAGCAAGTAGACCAACTCACTACAGATTATTCAGAAGTGGATATGTTGATTATTGATGGACTTTATGCTGTTGAAACTAACGGCGTAGATTTAGGTGTTTTCATAGAGCTTACTTATCACGAAACCAAAAAAGCGCAAAAAGTGAGAGGCAAAGAACCTCAAAACGAATATCGTGCAAGAGTTTTAGAGCAAGAGCACAAAGTAGTTCAGTCTATAAAGCCCAAAGCTCACTTATTGGTGAATATGGAATATCAGGTGGTGAAAGCTTAA
- a CDS encoding hybrid sensor histidine kinase/response regulator: MLEDKKKVLIVDDSITNLQVIGKMLEREQFQVIFVESGYEALNLLKENYMPDILLLDIMMPGMSGFDFKEQINKHEIWKTIPVIVISALYEQNDKSTAFELGCVDFMVKPIHKLEVLHRINVQLNAKEQQRQLNTINSELQEANKSRDKIFSIISHDLRTSIGNIKNVFRFILDGLIDPKEDFELLSDAEITARNTYNLLENLLFWAKSQQGQIIYRPELINLSRLISGIVEMERGSIVSKEIELVEAVPADFFVWSDKVLLSIVVRNLLANAVKFTDEKGKIIIQALPDVDKIKLSIIDNGVGMNEEQLNKIKGKETFTSMGTHNEKGTGLGLILVKDYVETCNGEFEVKSVLNEGSEFIVFLPIEED, from the coding sequence ATGTTGGAGGATAAAAAGAAAGTTTTAATTGTAGATGATTCAATAACCAATTTGCAAGTTATTGGCAAGATGCTTGAAAGAGAACAATTTCAAGTTATTTTTGTTGAGAGTGGTTATGAAGCCCTAAATCTTTTAAAAGAGAATTACATGCCGGATATTCTTCTTCTTGATATTATGATGCCGGGTATGAGTGGTTTTGATTTTAAGGAACAAATTAATAAACATGAAATCTGGAAAACAATTCCAGTTATTGTCATTAGCGCCCTGTATGAGCAAAATGATAAATCAACAGCATTTGAATTGGGCTGTGTGGATTTCATGGTTAAGCCGATTCACAAGCTTGAGGTTTTGCACCGGATAAATGTGCAGTTAAACGCTAAAGAACAACAAAGGCAATTAAATACCATAAACTCAGAACTTCAAGAGGCCAATAAATCTAGAGATAAAATTTTTTCTATTATATCTCATGACTTGAGAACTTCTATAGGGAACATAAAAAATGTTTTTAGGTTTATTTTGGATGGTCTAATTGATCCTAAAGAGGATTTTGAGCTTTTATCCGATGCTGAAATCACAGCACGTAATACTTATAATCTTTTAGAGAATTTATTGTTTTGGGCGAAATCTCAACAAGGCCAAATCATTTATCGTCCGGAGTTGATTAATTTATCACGACTAATTTCCGGAATTGTGGAAATGGAAAGAGGTTCTATAGTAAGTAAAGAAATAGAACTAGTTGAAGCAGTTCCTGCAGATTTCTTTGTTTGGTCAGATAAAGTACTACTTTCCATTGTTGTTAGAAACCTTTTGGCTAATGCCGTTAAATTTACGGATGAAAAAGGTAAAATTATCATCCAAGCACTGCCAGACGTAGATAAAATTAAACTTTCCATTATTGATAATGGAGTTGGAATGAATGAAGAACAATTGAATAAAATAAAAGGTAAAGAAACCTTCACTTCGATGGGTACTCATAATGAAAAGGGCACTGGATTAGGATTGATTCTGGTTAAAGATTATGTGGAGACATGTAATGGAGAATTTGAGGTGAAGTCAGTTCTTAATGAAGGCAGTGAGTTTATTGTTTTTTTACCTATAGAAGAAGATTGA
- a CDS encoding histidine kinase — MNKGYKNANGLKAAKNLEDNWYCNEDRLVLIDSLLNQYKNDAQMTEYLMIQKSTHFRFFSKHDESLKILDQALQNKIVFNKGLLLQLKAVSYIQDNQLAQAYDLLLLEQEVEENNTDTIRLIYNRVSLMNTLRNYRDLFFSSKYYFEALLLAESYGNNVALASVLRRFGHLNTIENPDFAGELFAKSWDIMRNEKSVQRIRGAISYLKFLVTHNNYEKFNIVFKEIEKELDESCFYNLAGTIFTLNAFKYSKLQQYDSSRIYNSLALESRLKGGVAQLIGASYLNLFQNALKINELDEAYECLSLSKSYLLQNKALSNKRYYLQYKLDYYTIVNNTDSIIDTQNQLIGLNEKFYKEQNASYVARINLEHNLKVKLERETFEIEIKSRKSKITYLIVISFLLVIIIIGLSYLFVNKSRRFNILKIRSKISFASIDEYKKEIKQLKNVFENAVTGFFILDRDFKTRYVNKRAESIFQSHEKQMASKPFSDMFLDIYHKEIEKGLEKVTMTLQNCELQVKHRINESDLVLNLSFSPMIINNELESILVIALDISSRVKALELEKKQRMILQTLFNSVTESIILLDGEGNIESINETAAKRLGKTVEELIGDNYFNQLPEIVKAGRIQKVRKSIQDKKAVIYDENIDSYNSLVSIYPSFDADGDVNYIAEFLQDITERRMAVEQINSLRQKVLRSQMNPHFVFNSLNAIQSYVLKNDAKKAVKYLNSFAKLIRMILDSSRFDYINLDKEIHILEYYLDLQQLRFGDKFDWSLNVDPKIDTDGTLIPAMLAQPFIENAIEHGLQHLEGSGTVKISFVRDKETIVFKVVDNGIGREESKKLDKGESRSAESLSTKLFKERLYTLNKYTERKITYDIIDLKDEQSKSKGTMVVINLPIIYNSNID; from the coding sequence TTGAATAAGGGTTACAAAAATGCGAATGGGTTAAAGGCAGCTAAGAATTTAGAAGATAATTGGTATTGTAATGAGGACAGGTTAGTACTTATTGATAGTTTGCTTAATCAGTATAAGAATGATGCTCAGATGACAGAGTATTTAATGATTCAGAAAAGCACTCATTTTAGGTTTTTTTCCAAGCATGATGAGTCTTTGAAAATTTTAGATCAGGCTCTTCAAAATAAAATAGTATTTAATAAAGGCTTATTACTACAGTTAAAAGCTGTCAGTTACATTCAAGATAATCAACTTGCCCAAGCATATGATTTACTTCTTTTAGAACAAGAAGTAGAAGAAAATAATACAGATACTATTCGTCTTATATATAATAGAGTTTCTCTAATGAATACTCTAAGGAACTATCGTGATTTATTTTTTTCGAGCAAATATTATTTTGAAGCATTATTACTAGCTGAAAGCTATGGGAATAATGTAGCTTTAGCTTCCGTGCTTAGAAGATTTGGACACCTTAATACTATCGAAAACCCTGATTTTGCAGGAGAACTATTTGCTAAATCTTGGGATATCATGAGAAATGAGAAAAGTGTTCAGAGAATCCGTGGAGCAATATCATATTTAAAATTTTTAGTTACTCATAATAATTATGAAAAATTTAATATTGTTTTCAAGGAAATAGAAAAAGAACTAGATGAATCTTGTTTTTATAATTTAGCAGGAACAATATTTACACTCAATGCATTTAAGTATTCAAAATTACAACAATATGATTCTTCACGAATTTATAATAGTTTGGCTTTAGAATCTCGACTAAAGGGAGGAGTGGCTCAACTAATTGGAGCTTCGTATTTAAATCTTTTTCAGAATGCTTTGAAAATTAATGAATTAGATGAGGCTTATGAGTGTCTATCTTTGTCAAAGAGTTATTTATTGCAGAATAAAGCATTGAGTAATAAACGATATTATTTACAATATAAACTTGATTATTATACTATTGTTAATAATACTGATTCTATTATTGATACTCAAAATCAGTTGATTGGATTAAATGAAAAGTTTTATAAAGAGCAAAATGCATCTTATGTGGCACGGATAAACTTAGAACATAATCTAAAAGTTAAACTTGAAAGGGAAACCTTTGAAATAGAAATAAAGAGCAGAAAGAGTAAGATTACCTATTTGATAGTTATTTCCTTTTTACTCGTGATTATTATTATTGGTTTAAGTTATTTATTCGTCAATAAATCTAGAAGGTTTAATATTCTTAAGATTCGCTCAAAAATAAGCTTCGCCAGTATTGATGAATACAAAAAAGAAATAAAGCAATTAAAAAATGTATTTGAAAATGCTGTAACTGGATTTTTTATACTTGATAGGGATTTTAAAACTCGCTATGTAAATAAGAGAGCGGAAAGTATTTTTCAATCGCATGAGAAACAGATGGCGTCAAAGCCATTTTCTGATATGTTTTTAGATATATATCATAAAGAAATTGAAAAGGGTTTGGAGAAAGTAACTATGACTTTGCAAAATTGCGAGTTGCAGGTGAAACATAGAATTAATGAAAGTGATTTAGTATTAAATCTCTCTTTCTCCCCAATGATCATTAATAATGAACTAGAATCTATTTTGGTAATTGCTCTTGATATATCCAGTAGGGTTAAAGCACTTGAATTAGAAAAGAAGCAGCGAATGATTCTACAAACTTTGTTTAATTCAGTTACCGAGTCTATTATATTATTGGATGGCGAAGGAAATATTGAATCCATAAATGAAACTGCAGCAAAACGCCTTGGTAAAACGGTTGAGGAATTAATAGGAGATAATTATTTTAATCAGTTGCCAGAAATAGTTAAAGCAGGTAGAATTCAGAAAGTGAGAAAATCTATTCAAGATAAAAAGGCAGTTATTTATGATGAAAATATCGATTCATATAATTCATTAGTTTCTATTTATCCCAGTTTCGATGCTGATGGTGATGTCAATTATATTGCGGAATTTCTACAAGATATTACAGAACGGAGGATGGCAGTTGAGCAGATAAATTCTTTAAGGCAAAAAGTATTGAGATCACAAATGAACCCTCATTTTGTCTTTAATTCATTGAATGCAATACAAAGCTATGTTTTGAAAAATGATGCTAAAAAAGCTGTAAAATATCTAAATAGTTTTGCAAAATTAATTCGGATGATTTTAGATAGTTCTCGATTTGACTATATCAATCTTGATAAAGAAATACACATTTTGGAATATTACCTAGACTTACAACAACTCAGGTTTGGCGATAAATTTGATTGGTCTTTAAATGTAGATCCTAAAATTGATACTGATGGTACTTTAATTCCTGCTATGTTAGCACAGCCATTTATTGAGAATGCTATTGAGCATGGCTTGCAGCACTTAGAAGGTTCTGGTACTGTGAAAATCAGTTTTGTTAGAGATAAAGAAACTATTGTTTTCAAAGTGGTTGATAATGGAATTGGCAGAGAAGAAAGTAAGAAGTTAGATAAGGGAGAATCTCGTAGTGCTGAAAGTCTTTCTACAAAGCTATTTAAAGAACGTCTTTATACACTCAATAAATATACCGAACGAAAAATTACTTACGATATCATTGACCTAAAAGATGAACAGTCAAAGTCAAAAGGTACAATGGTGGTCATTAACTTGCCTATCATCTATAATTCTAATATAGATTAG